The following coding sequences are from one Triticum aestivum cultivar Chinese Spring chromosome 5A, IWGSC CS RefSeq v2.1, whole genome shotgun sequence window:
- the LOC123101294 gene encoding uncharacterized protein, with product MGPWAAGLRAWGLLVEAGARLLRHTRCRRLAVRTPPRRRARRPFPAHLPSDGRRADASPPTGAGPSPSATPSFESRCPSTDSSAAAHTRIGGTAAFLSTASTVTPGTHLHFAAVHQHGHHRLPRASSRLLIPARSGTSPHALLQRSPRPGLGRVRSAAPVHTSALRHAVGMQKEHLAFGGQAHHEVLVGMRGMTRMLRETSLLDPDLSLLVFSHLNKFKKNLIKICFMHCFLAQLREPSC from the exons ATGGGGCCGTGGGCCGCTGGGCTGCGCGCCTGGGGGCTGCTGGTGGAGGCCGGCGCTCGT CTCCTCCGACACACGCGCTGCCGCCGGCTGGCCGTCCGCACGCCTCCCCGCCGACGGGCTCGCCGGCCCTTTCCCGCGCACCTTCCCTCCGACGGGCGTcgcgccgacgcctccccgccGACTGGCGCTGGCCCCTCCCCGTCCGCCACCCCCAGCTTCGAGAGCCGGTGCCCGTCCACGGATTCGAGCGCCGCCGCCCACACCCGGATTGGAGGGACGGCGGCCTTCCTCTCGACTGCCTCCACCGTGACTCCAGGTACCCACCTCCACTTCGCCGCCGTTCACCAACACGGGCACCACCGCCTCCCCCGTGCTTCCTCCCGACTGCTTATCCCTGCGCGGTCGGGAACCAGCCCCCATGCACTGCTTCAGCGTAGTCCCCGTCCAG GCCTAGGTCGAGTGCGGAGTGCCGCTCCAGTTCATACTTCGGCGCTGCGGCATGCGGTAGGGATGCAGAAGGAACACCTCGCCTTTGGTGGGCAAGCACACCACGAG GTCCTTGTTGGGATGAGAGGGATGACTAGAATGCTCAGAGAAACATCTTTACTTGACCCAGATCTTTCATTGCTTGTCTTCAGTCACCtaaataagttcaagaaaaatcT AATAAAAATATGTTTTATGCATTGCTTCTTGGCCCAGCTGAGAGAACCCTCATGTTAA